In the Necator americanus strain Aroian chromosome X, whole genome shotgun sequence genome, TCAAAAGTCCTCATCTCAAGACGGAAATCACCGTCAAGCTCAagtaattattattgattttgacTTAAATATATATACGCATAAGATTTTCTTAAAAGAGGTGTAGTAAGAACGctttttcttagaaacatACAGATGGGTCACTTGAATAGTGCTTGAATCGTACATCAAGtttcactttcaattttctcaaaatttcgtaaaattttgattttctttgcgCTGCGCCAGGAAACCTCGCCTCTTTTGAATAACTGCACCATCATTTATTATTGATACAAGTGATTGTGAACCAGAATACTAGTTGGAGTTGCTCGCGGCTCAAATCCACTTGGGTTCTTAAGAACCTATTACTTTTAACAACTTGTCACAATAATTCAGAACAGTGATAGCATAAATTATTGACATTTCGCTACTAAGTTCGCGAACGGCTGTCGAGCGGCTGTGGTTCAAATCTGGtgatttagaaagaaaaatcttgtcaacaaagtttttctctgaaataaaatcgttttttttagaatagatACAGTGGGTTCAGCGGGTACAGTGGGATCATGTAATTAACCTTATTAACAAGGTTGAAGCTGATTTTGACACATAGAATTTCTCACAAAATCCAGCTGACTCAATTTTCAATGTTACTTCATTCATTCCAAAATGGTACAGTAATAACGCAATGTAAACGAAGAAACCCTACTAACGAAACAATGATACTGGAAGGAATGTCCAGTGGAATACTGTCAGCCTCGGATTTTTGCTTTGGAGTGCGAATATGGTGGGCGAAATTTCGAAGTCAAAATCAAACACGTTTGTTAAGTTTTGTCGCTAATAATGTGTTGTTTTGTTCGGATGCGAAGCTTTTCTAGAGCAGAGTGTTTTGCATCTATGTTTCCTTTTTGGGGACGATGTAGATGTTCTGGAGCGATGCCTAAAAAgctaaaattcttgaaaatttctgaagaaaatgaaattgattgaaattgaaattgaaaacgaTTTCAAAACAACTGAAAGTTTCACACCCCAAGCcagttattttcttgttttgtttagcCTTTGGAACAGCATTGCGTGAGACGAAGTTAGACAATTAGCACTTGGTAAGCGATTCATCTGTGTATGTGAGTAATTTGAATAACCAGTAATCTATGGTGATTCAATAAACCTTCTATTTCAgctcttcacatttttttaaatgaagattTTCCAGCACGAGATGACGGAACAAAATCATTCGGTAACGGTGGTTGATGTGTGGAGGGGCTTAGAAGGAGTGTATAGGAAAGGCTTGACCAGATCCATTGGCGTTTCTAACTTCAACAAGAAGCAAATAAAACGAATAATGAAAAGTGCTTCTGTGCCCATCCATAATCTGCAGGTACGTCTTTTATGAAAAACCTCCAGAACCcttatgtttgtttgttgttgtttctctaATTCAATTTAACTGATCCATTGATGTCATTATTGAATACACTCCTATCAAAAATCTCGAAACCCTTTTGCCGTCCCGTTGTGGTTCCTACGGAGCTGCAAGTCTGCATGGCAGTACCCTTGCTTACCTCCTTTATTGCGCTGGAAGGCAGTAAGCACTGAGCTAAAGATTCACTAGATTTCTGCAAACAGCGACTAGATGAGATGCGCAACGCCTTGTACGCAATGGTGTACGGAAAAAATGGTGCTTATCAATTTCTAGTGACTTGACGCCGTTCAGAACACTGAGAAGTTTCGAGGCCTGGcagggagagaggaggagcgtgatgggatatgcatagcatcaaTGACCTGGAATCATTCTCAGGCTTCTGATAAAGATGAGGTTCTCGAAAGGTTAGGGCACAGATAAAGTTTCAAGACGTTTGCTGTATGTGAAAGTTAGAAGATCAAGTGTGCGCTTTCAGCGCCACCCAGAATCATAGAGAAAGCATATGCTCACACTACAGGTAAGAACGATATccaaccgatgtgtcaatctAGTGTTTTTATACATAAAACATTGTTACGAATTCATAGGCACTAAGATTATTCGCCTTCTTGTATTGTTGAGTCATTGACCCTGCATGCGCGTAGAAAGTCTCTTCTCGTTGTGCTACACCCGCTCGAACTGCGCGTGCTGTTGGAAACTGCTGCAAATAGATCTTTTCCAGCATTACCTAATAATatgtaatgaaaaataagtgaCCGAGAGAATCGTATTGCTTCAGTTTAGAATATATAGATTAAAAACCTCTAAATTCATTGTTGTACAGCTGGGGGACTTATTTTGGTTAGTAAAACTGGTCGCTTTTGTTTTCAAGCACTTCATACGGATGCTCCTTGAATATTTCAGATTGAGTTGCACCTCTATTTTCCTCAACATGGATTGCAGAAGACCTGTGAAAAATACAATATCTCACTAACTTCCTACGCATCATTAGGATCTCCTGGACGAATCAGTCTATTTCTGGCTACCAACAAGTACgtttttattaaaatatactcaatttttgcaattctCATCCAGAAGGATTCAGAAGAATGGTAAGAGCTAAATCTAAGAGTTCTCTTGAGGatcaaaatgtgaagaaattggCCGAGAAATACCAGAAAACTCCAGCTCAGGTATGTGAGGCGAGCAGGCAATAACAGCATGACAAGATGGTAATTCTTGAAAAGATCCTCCTTTTCACTTGAAGCACTCTGCATGAGTTGCGTTGCTGTGCACCTGTTGATTTGCGAATAACTCTCATTGATATCACAGAAGTTTTAAATCTTAAGATCCTCCTTCGCTACATTATGGACAGAAACATTGCAGTCATCCCGAGATCCTTGGAACCTTCCCGGATTGTCGAGAACTTTcaggttaattttttttgtgcaagtCTTGCTTGGAGCAgaatttttgttgtaaaaaattCTCTGAAGGTTCTTGACTTCAAACTGGAAGCAGCTGACTTTAAGCTACTTGACTCGACACGGCACCGTCAAAGGCTTTTCTTCCAAGATTTGTGGGTTTTCTCAGTGGTAGCCCAAGGCAAACTCATCCTTCAATTCTCTGCTGTCAACCAActatttcgaaatttttattgatagGACCTATAGATGCTTCCTATAATTATAGGTGTAAAAAAGCATATACGAGGGTATTCTGAGGAATCAGTGTTCTTCTTTCCGTGCCCTCGTATATGTTTTTTTACACCTTTTTTCAAAGCCCCTTAAATTCTTTACACCCCCTTAAATTCTTAAGTGCTCGTCACGTTCCTCTATATCCTCTCACGTTTACCGTTATGAAAGGTTAGATATTATTCACATACGTTTTCGTTTTTACTGCGACATCAGAATTTTAACTATTGCGtacaaatttaaattcattcaCTGGACAAAACCGTTTTCAGCATGAAAGGACATCCAGAAGATCCATGGCCGTCAGAAAGGAAACACTAATCACTTTTCACTTCCACTGCATGACGATAAAATACTGGTTCGTATGTATGTATCAACCCCTTCTCTTACATAAATATTCTTCACAGTTATCGCCTTGTAagatattgtttttgttgaatgtGCACGATATTGTTTTCGTTGACTAAACGATTATCCGAGTAATATTTATGTACGAATAAACAATTCTGTAATTGTTTTTCGACAACTCATAAGCGATAAGATAGATGATGGTCacaattttattgctttctgaCGGAATCCAAAATAAGACTGTCTCTAGAATATTACTGCAAGCAGTGCTTGTAACCTTTTGTGCAGTTTGTGAGCATTCTATTAAATTGGTATCACCATAATGATAGGTATTAAATTAGATTTTATTGCGTTAATAAAAAGTGCTCTTTGCTGCCTTGTTTCCATTTGTGCGGTAGGAATAAGTGTTTTCAGTTAGTGGCATTGTGTGTGATCCTTTACATTCGACTGCTCGTTAATCTCCCATTTATTCCATCATTTAGCAAGTAGCAACAATGCATAGAACATAGGATTCTATctgaaaaaagggaattttaaTTATTAGCAGTGAAGCCAGTTAGGAATGTTTTGCGTGATTCTTAGCACTTGTGATTCCTCTTAGGATGTTGTTCGATTAGGATTAGAACGTGCAGCACCTGTTAAACGACTTTGGTTACCTTGCtgaatacgtttttttttgcaaataaatgCGAAAGAGTGTCTGTCGATCCAACGTGTCCACACCGTGTCTCTATAGTTCTTTCGGACGAATTTGTTGCTTGCTTTTTTCTGGCCTTTTCATATTGTTGGTATGGAAACCtcctcatttctcatttctcatttctcatttcacgATGACAAAGattgtttttccttcattaCGTAGAAATTGGCGTACACATATGAATAGTATATTGCCGCAAGCTATTTATTTTAGTATGTTTTCTTAATAATATCTTAATCTTAAGAACTTAATTATAATCTCGTGCGTACGCATTTGTTGTCCTACAGTGATGTCCTCATCCATTTTTACTTGGTTTTTCCTTGGATATTACGGTGTTTATGCAAGAAGTAGGACAAAGGGTACATTAACACCCGACTATTTCATGTTTGCCGAACCGAATAAGGAAATTTTCCATCTACAACTACTATTGATTAACTGCAAACTTCAACAAGACACCGTATCAATAGTTGCATCAAATTCTGTTGTACGCGTAAATGTTGTTAGAACAGTAGTAGTAGGCCCATGTATTTGAAATACTCCAGAAAAGTTTTCTGAAGAATATTCCTCAAAAATGTACTCCGTTAAAAGGCGAGAAAAGGTTTCAGAtgctaaaattttcaatagCTTCGAACTATTTGGTATTCCCAGCGTTTTCGGACTTTCGCGCTACGTGTGAAGAAGATTTTCTCTTTAACTGCagacgttctttttttatgtggGAAAGCACATTTGACTTTCGAATATGGAGTTAGTTTGGAATGCATTGGGAATTAAACATCTCCGATGATGGGTGGTCAATTCGGGGAAAAAACTGCTTTGCTcagtttttcatctttcttaaTAGTTAGGGCAATCTTATGGTAGATTTTAGCCTCCCATCTCTTTAATAGTGAGTGTAGACTATATTTAGCAAATTTatatttgtgaagaaaaactatGGTGATGTTGTAGGTAATCgtatttcgatttcttttcatatattcactttttttggttcttaTGAATTACAATGAGATTACCAAAGTTTCACCAGTACCAAATTTAATAATACCCCTAAGTGTCAGTATCTTGCACGGTAGAGCGGCTGCGTAACGTCACAAAAtaagattttccttttctattcACCTCCTTTCACTTGCAACGTATGCACTGCAAATTAGgttttaatgtttttgaaTGAGAAAGCTTGTGGCTACATTCAGGAAATGGGAAatgcaaaaatgcaaaataaagaTAGAATAAAGTCTGAGCAAACCAGAAATTTGATCGTTTGTCGTAAAAACTGTTGGGGGAATTTTCAGAGACCTACAACACAAACCAGAGCATTGCTTCCAATGTTGTTTTAGGTGGAATAACAAAATTATGTTGTACTTAGAACACCTTAATATGATAATTCATCTACGCATTACGAAATCAATGTTTATTGCTCCACCCTGCTCAGTGACACAGTTTTCTTGTTAAAATTTAATGGTGTCATTAATAAATGTTGCCATTCTGTTCTCCAGCATCTAAATTTTATTAAGGATGTAAAAAACGACTGTTATTGATATGTATCTATaaatttaacatttttgaCGCTTCAACATTATCGTGTTTCTTGAACAGTTAGCTGTCATGTATTCCAGATTTATTACACTTATAATCGCTGAATTTGTCAGCTCAGCTTAATTTACTGACTTCTTTCAAGGATAGACCGATTCTCATACAgtattattattgaaaataaGGGTAGGCTGCGGTGATTTACGCTGAGTGCACTATGCACTCATGAGAAACGGACCCGCTGCTAATAGGACTactagaaagaagaatttatAATTCCAAGAATCACCAATCATTCATTTCTATCAATTACGAGGTACAGATTTGAATTAGAACATACTCTGAATCAAATTAATAAGCTGCTCAATGCTCTTGTTTTCGTCTGACGATAAtgtcgttttcttttcagagaatTCGACTGCACTGAATAATTGCATTGTTACAGGTATTATTATGCACTTATTTTGTAGGTAATTAGTCTCTTTATTAGTCAGAAGGGTAAAGAATCCGCTGTACAATCAAAAACTTTCCTATCTATCACAAGGGAatcaattgcttttttctgtaTATCATTTCTATAAGCTTTTTTATAGCTTTATAAGCCTTTTCTTTTCGACGATTTGAACTTGGAAAGAcgtttctaaaaataatacaaGACTGCGAGAAATTTAGTATCAAGTTGGATCAGCTCAGGTAAGGTCACATTTGAAGGCAAAAGATAGGCTAAAAGCTATATGTAGCAGGTGAATTATGTCTCCAAATACGTTATGCCCCAGTGCCTTTCATCTGTCACACATGGACTTCATGTTAGAATTTCACATCGTTCTCTGTAGCTTAggagaaaattggaaattccataaaacttgaaaaacgTGTGGAAAAAGAATGCCTtcctttttgaataaattttagtCGAAATTCCACTCGTGCAGCTTTCCCTTCTTTCCTATTTATGGAAGTAATAGCCATAAACATAAAGATAGATATATGACCAAATACCGCTGTATTCAAACATACGAATTTATCACATTGTCACATAGCTATGATAATGATTATAAAATGCACCCACttgatattatatttataatgtACCGTGGGTGTATACTACAATTATCATatgaaaccaaaaaatgtcccaaaaTGTCCAAGAAAGCGAAACGGGGAGTGTTCAAAAGAACGCTTTAAGGATGCTATGTCGTACTGTTTTCCATCAAACACGTATGCATGTATTATCCCTCATCTATTTATTAAAAAAGATCGCATCTCATCTCCTTAGGTTAATTACTTTTGATCTCTGCTTATATAGGTTAAATTCAAtgtataaacaaaaaagatccCACCAAGATTACGAGCGAAGAAGGTAGCCAGTTAATTAGTATTATCTGATCCGGAAAACGTTTTGAATGTGTGACAAGCTGAGCTGGACTCAGCTCAGAATACAAAGAAGCGGATTTGTGAAAACATCACAGAAGAGATCAACGTCGAtaataatgtgaataaaaCACGTACCACTAATTTTACCAATTAAACTTTAAAACACGTATATGCCGGTGCCTCGAATTAATACAAATAGtcatatttattgatttaaatttgattattttgagATGCTGACCAACTTATTGAGATTACTTAAGCTTAGAACAAAatagtcaaaaaaagaacgctaaACAGAATTTTCAGCAGCAAGAGGATTTTGTGGACGTGGCAATTAGCTAAatcgtttcttttcacattcaGAGATTTCAGGTTTACATAAAATGGAGTTCCTTTCTTAAACCATGAAGCTTTTGTGTTATGAAATGACCTGAAATACTAAAAACGACATTTCATTTGCTATGAAGCTATTTGGATGTACTTATTCTTTGCATTATATTTTTGAGAACACAATTTTCAATTCCGCTCCAGAAATTGCTGGATGCCGCAAGCAGTCAAACCGAGTTCATGGTGTTGAGTCTCGGTCATCCTATGTCTATGCAAAATTCTGACTCTTTGTCTCGATCACCCTTCATTCCAACAGCAAAATTGTCGTTGATCaagatttccttcttttttcttcctgctttttcCTTGAAGTGAGTCTGTGGCAATTCAGATTTGCGTCATCATATAAGTAGCATCCTTCATAAGGGCGACATGTGGATCTCGATATTAGCaagcattttatttctattccatTCTCACGTATTATTCAAGGTTTCTATTTGTATCTAATTTGtttctcagcaattttttACAGATCACAATATTTAATGCCTTTCAAGTTCACGTCCTCGTGGTACACTGCAGCAAGTGTAAACGTTATGAGTTAAGCCAAGTTGATCAGCTTTGTGAAGATTTATGGGAGAGGGAGCGGGAATGGGGAGAagtgaggaaaagaaaatccttatTTGTGATCGATTTAATTTCGAACATATTCTCTTGCTCTACATAGTCGTCTAGTGCAACACTTTGTGCTTGCATATTCGcgttttcagcatttttaatttaatgatCGTTTCCATAGCTTTTCACAGAAGTTCATGTTTCTGTTAATCTCAGCCGAAGTCTTTGgttttttgaagtaaagtATGAGCATTTTCTGGTTATGAACACAAATAGTTTCCATGGATGTATGTACAGAAAAGGACCgcatcttctttttgttttctgcatgAGCCCTACACAAAAATTAGGCAGTGATTTTGGTTATCGGAAACTGgaataaatatatttcttcTACGAGAACACAAATCTGTTATTGAatagatttgaattttttgagcaTCTACAGTGCAGTGATAAGAGGTCTCCTCAGCGACTGCAAGGTTATTGGTTCGGTACTGCCCAAAGCCAACCaagtcaagaaagaaaaagagggtaggaaaagaaggaaagaaaagactgGACTGCTAGACTTGTCTGGCAGAGGTAGTGGTAGGGACATTGGTTTGATGCATCGGGTGATCACTGCAAGGTATATGCGCTCGTA is a window encoding:
- a CDS encoding hypothetical protein (NECATOR_CHRX.G21979.T1), whose protein sequence is MSDVSNSFSAWETLPEDESPLPIAVRRPVLPPRHYEALWVTHLHPDDTEAALRKSLSLLRVDYVDLYLAHMPTCFNHEMTEQNHSVTVVDVWRGLEGVYRKGLTRSIGVSNFNKKQIKRIMKSASVPIHNLQNTEKFRGLAGREEERDGICIASMTWNHSQASDKDEIELHLYFPQHGLQKTCEKYNISLTSYASLGSPGRISLFLATNKRMVRAKSKSSLEDQNVKKLAEKYQKTPAQILLRYIMDRNIAVIPRSLEPSRIVENFQVLDFKLEAADFKLLDSTRHRQRLFFQDFMKGHPEDPWPSERKH
- a CDS encoding hypothetical protein (NECATOR_CHRX.G21979.T2): MSDVSNSFSAWETLPEDESPLPIAVRRPVLPPRHYEALWVTHLHPDDTEAALRKSLSLLRVDYVDLYLAHMPTCFNHEMTEQNHSVTVVDVWRGLEGVYRKGLTRSIGVSNFNKKQIKRIMKSASVPIHNLQIELHLYFPQHGLQKTCEKYNISLTSYASLGSPGRISLFLATNKRMVRAKSKSSLEDQNVKKLAEKYQKTPAQILLRYIMDRNIAVIPRSLEPSRIVENFQVLDFKLEAADFKLLDSTRHRQRLFFQDFMKGHPEDPWPSERKH